ATTGACCGTTTTTCTATATGCATTAAACAGGTAGCCATCAGATGAGCCTGTTCCAAATGCAACTTCACAAGTTACCAGTGCTGTTGGCTGGTGAAGAGAGGGGCTTGCTTATAAAAAAGAATTAGGTGCTAACTTCTGAATTCTGTCAAATTCCTTTCTATCAGATGTGGTGGCTTAGGTTGTAACCGTTGTTTGTTTCTGGTGTTTCTGGACATTGTGGAAAGTGTAAAGCTGCTTACGTCTTAAAATGGTTGGTGCTGGTTTCAGAAGTGTTCTTGTTTGTTGATGTCTGTTTGGCTGAAAATAAACCATTTGGTGATTTCAGGCAGTGTGCTTTATTGTGATGTTATGAGGAAGAATAAAAGATTCTTAAGAAGTGCTTCCTCTCTGGAATGCCTGATTCAAAGTTGGACTTGAGAAAGTATTACAACTAAAATCCCATCCTACTAAAGGGTGGCTTCTGATTGCATTCAAGTCCCCGTCTAATACTGTTTCACTATGTTCATATGTCACTCTTTTGTTTTCTTGCTTGTTAAAGTTGCAGTGTTTATGATGGAATTTTGATTATTCCTGTGACTTTCAGAAGCATTTCGTATTAGATTGCCTATTTTCTTAAACTCTGTGGCTTCTGTTAATATTGCTTCTGTTGCCATGATGTTAAAATTTCCTGATATTCGTTTCAGAGCATACTAGTCCAGCTTTGTTTCTGTGTCTTACAATGCTATATTCTGCAGTGGCAAAACTATTAAGCTGGACAATGTTACTTTCCATCAGTATGTGAATCTTACTAGATTCAAGTCAGAAAAGACTGTTAGTTTTGTGCCACCAGATGGTTATTTTGAGTTGATGAAGTTTGTGATTTAAGTTTGTGTTATTTAGTATGTAAGGTCAGTCACATAGAAGTTTGTTACTTAAGATAATTGTGAATGATAAATTCTATATTTATCTATAGTTAGCTTCGAAGACTACCAAGCTGTGTTCATTATTTGCTTGCTATGTTACTTTTAGAATGCTTTTGTTGATCATGGAGCCATTTGAACCAAGTAATCCAGTTAGATTGTGAAAATAAATGCTTAGTGATGCAATCTCTATCTATTCCCTTTTATATTGGTGACGCCTGATCATATTTCTATGTTTCTTGCACTCTAAAACTGTTTTATATAGactttttaatattctttttgaCTTGATGGACGCATAGGTACTGTTTCACTGAGGGTGTTAGTCTTCGTTTCCAGATATTGCCAACAATTAAGGAACTTGGTCAAACATTGATGCAAGTAAATGTTAAGGTTTATAATCATACATTTTGAAATTGTCCATATTTGGAAGTTTGTGTTTCTGTtggtttatttatataaatatttcagGTTAAAAGCGTCTTTGGAGTAAAAATGTTTGCACTTGTAGTTATCAGAATTCCTGTTCCAaaacaaacagtgaaacaagTTTCCAAGTCACATCAGGTTGAGCAAACTATAATGCTCCCTATTGATAGCTTGCTCTGGAAGTAAGTGTTTAGTTTGTTAATATGCAATGTGGGTGCCGAAGCCCCAACCTCAATCCTGTTCCTGCACCCATCTCTTCGGAAATTACCCAATGAGTTTATTGTCCTTTACTGCTCAGTAGTTTTTTCACGCCTGCGGTTTATCTCTAGATTGACTTCTGCAGTTGCTAAGTGTTAAAATTCATGTGATTCTCTAGGATAAGAAAATTCCCGGGACAAACAAAGCCAACCTTGAGTGCAGAAGTTGAGTTAATTTCCACGATGGCTGAAAAGAGATTTTGGATGAGACCACCAATTCAGATGGAATTTGAGGTGCCTAAATAGATTGCTATCTTACTGCTCAATCATGTTGAATCAATTTTGCTTTGGTTTTAATTTCTcttgaaaaatatagaaaaaatgtTGTTCTTGAAACTATTCTCCTAGTTTTTTGATGTACTTATTAACCTTATTATCTGTAATCTTTATCATTGATGCTGTAGATTCCTTTTTACCCTTCAAAGATTGCTGAATTTTCATGTATGTTAGATGAATAGGAAATAGGGAATCAGCGTTGCTACCAGGAATTATTGGATGATCAATGGATTATGAAGGGAACTAAGGTCTTATTTGGTTCTCTATGAACATCTTGGACAACAAAAActaattatttgtgtatcatgAAATTGCTGAAGAACATAAATTCTAGGTGACTTAAAACAGGGGATATTGACACCCTACCGTGCTTTTGCAAAACACACGTCTTAATGCTTTCTGGTGAAAGAAATACAGATGAAACTTATCCCAAAATTTCCTCTCAGTTTCCAATGTTTACAACCTCTGGAAGCATACCTATATATTCTGAACGTATTTTGTAATTCTTGTAGCTGAAGTTGCTATTATTGACTTCATAATGTCACAGGTATGGGAGAAGAGGGGGTTGGCTATATTACCAAGGGCAGGGCTGGCTCATATGAGATCAGGTGCTAAGTAGCTTGGGGTAGCTACTGTGAGATTGTATCCACATGTAACTTGAACCATGATAAAGTGGAGGTTTTTGCCTAGTAAAAGAGCATAAAGCAGAGCCCATTTCAAGCATATTCCATAATTTTAAGCATCATTCTTAGAGTTAGCACCAAAGTGTCTGGGAGATATCAGGTGCAATGTTTTGGTAGGTATCATAGATGGTTGAATGGTGTGGCCAGGTAAGGCGTGGATACCCGAGTCATGTGTTGACTGCTGAAATTGAGATTGTTGTTGTCATTGATAAGGTTAGGGCTTATCTTATCCATTTTTCCCTCTTTTAGATAAATTATGTACAACACCCATTAAATTCATGGCAGTTACATACATCTGTATTTCGGCAAAGCAACCATCCGTCGAAGTAATGCATTGTCTGTTATGTTTTGCCCTTTTTCTTTTCGTCAAAGATGACGCCAATACCATATCTATCACATGCAGCCTACTAAATTTCCTTGCCTCTTAAAGAACGAGGTAATAAATAACACAAACCACAATTAAAatgatactttattattattttgactcTTAACAAAAATTCACTTTGGATGTTAAATTATCATTTAATGTCTATAACACAGAAACTTTGAATTAAAATGTTGCTTGAAAATTTTACCGTCAAAATAATCACATTCATGTACATGTTACTCTTCACCCCAAAAATTGAAATCCGGCAGTTGGCTCCCCCACGACAAAATCTAGGGGCAAATAAAGTGCACTTGGAAATGTATTAAAACcctaaacttaaaataaataaataacaaaaaccCTACTTTAAGGTGGAAAATTATAATTAGGAaatgtttattaatttaatttatatgttgGAGTTTTTTAATTCCAATGGTACTCTTCCTTTTTAGAGTTGGCACTTCTTTCAGTTCTTGAAGTAGATAACTCATACAACTCTTAAACTTAACTCCTCCGAGTTATTTTCTCCAACACTCCTTCGCAATTTCAGTTGAGTTACAAATTAcacttcttctttcttttcattttttcccTATTTCATCCAACTCTGAGAGAAAGAATTTCTTGTTTTAAGAAagaaaccaaaaacaaaaaaaaaaaagaaatggagTCGAGAGAAGTGCAGGGAGCGGCAGCGGGGGGAAGGGGATTACAGGCACAACAAGCGCAGCAGATGGTAATAGGACCCACGTCTTCATCGTATCCGTCCAACTCCACCTTGATCACCTCCAATCAGACGGCTAATATCCCTCCTTC
Above is a genomic segment from Gossypium arboreum isolate Shixiya-1 chromosome 8, ASM2569848v2, whole genome shotgun sequence containing:
- the LOC108467778 gene encoding AP-2 complex subunit mu-like yields the protein MQVNVKVKSVFGVKMFALVVIRIPVPKQTVKQVSKSHQVEQTIMLPIDSLLWKIRKFPGQTKPTLSAEVELISTMAEKRFWMRPPIQMEFEVWEKRGLAILPRAGLAHMRSGAK